GGTCTTCAGCCGGGTGCTCTCCCAGGCTGAGCTCTCGATGCGATGTTTTAATCGCGACCTCGGCTCCCACCTCGGCATTAATTTTATATTAATTATCGTTAAATAAATTTTTCGCTAGCTTAAGTAAGGGAAAAATAATCTCTATTTATTTTTTAACGCTCTAACGATCTGTCAGCTTTATGCTTTACATAATCTTTAGGCTTTAGTTCACTAAGTATGTAATCAAAGGCTTTCTCAGGATCTGTGTGACTACCGCATGTGAATACGTCCACTGTTGCATAATTATACTCGTTCCATGTATGTATAGCAATGTGGCTTTCTAACACAAGGGCTATGACTGATACGCCGCCTTTTCTACCGCCAAATTTCCATGATTTTACTTCCCACAATCTTGCATTGGAGACTTTAACTGCATTAAGTACTATTTGTGTTAATCTTTCCTCATCGTTTAAAATTTTTGGATCACACCCATAAAGATTGCCATATACGTGTTTTCCAATTACGGTGTCTTCCCGAATATATTCTTGCTGTTGGCCCATTTTCTTTTTCTACAGAAAACATGTTTTACATAACTAGAATTTAAACTTAACTCTTTTTATTTCATCAATTATCATGAAATTTTCATAATTTGTCGGAGTACATTGCGGAAAAGGTGTTTCCTAAAGGTAATTAGTGCGAAATGTGTTTAAAAGAGCTTTTTCTTGTATTTTTTCAATGGAACCTCGCCTTAATTTACGTATAAGTTTAATTGCTTCATTTGGTTGCATGTTCTTAAACTTTATTAAATATGCAGCTAGTATCATGCCAGTCCTTCCCTGTCCAGCAGCACAATGTACCAATACTGGTTTTTTTTGGGATATATAATGATGTATCCTGTCTATGATTTGTTGCAACTTTTCTGGTGATGGCGCTGTATGATTTTTTACGGGAAAATGATCAACACTTAAATCTAGGTTTTGTAGTATTCTAGATGGTAAAGGTTCTTCAGTAAGTGTTATTATTGCTCGTATACCTTGTTTATAAAGCCATTCAATTTCTTTTCGGCTCATTGGTTTTCCACTACCTGCTAATGTATTATTAATGATCCAGCTAAAATTTGTTGGTTTTCTGAAAAGAATGCCCCATACTAATCTTTTTATATCGCCAAGAAAATTAAATATCTTTAACATTACTCCACTAACCTATAATCATTGTTTCTTTTATTAGTTTTTCTTCTCTAAATCGTGTTGGTAAATATGGTTCCATGAGTGGGTGTATTTTTTCATTAACTATATATTCAGCTAATACTTCTCCTGCAAATGGAGCCATCATGAATCCGTGCCCACTAAAACCTGTACCTATGTACAAGCCTTTGGGCCACTCAGGATCACTACCAAGTATGTGACTGTGATCAGGCGTTGTCTCATAATAACCTGACCATATCCTCATGAGCTTTGCATGTTTTAACGATGGAATGATTTCTATGAGAGTTTTTGCATAGCGTGACATCCATTGTAATGTGTTGCTAAGTGTTGTTAATCCCTTAACATCTGGGTAATCTATACTTCCCATTATTTCACCTCTGATTGATTGTCCAACGTATACACCACTCTTAGTATTAATTATTAATGGATCTATTATGATTTTGAATGGTTCAGTGACACCTATTTCCCTTCTTTCTGGTATTAACGGAAGTTTAATGTTTATTGTTGATAATATTTCATTACTCCAAGCTCCTGCACACACAACTACTTTATCAGCTTCTATAAACGAATCATCTACTTTCACTCCTTGAACTGCATTGCTTGAAACTACTATTGATGAAACTTTTTTATGTTCAAAAACTTTAAACCCAAGCTTTAATAATGCTTCATAATATCCATATGTTACAAAATCATGGTGTATTTTACCATTTTGAGGCCCATAAAATGCAGCAATTAGCTTATCAACATTTAAATATTCATATTTTTCACTCACTTGTTCTCTACTCATGAAAACACCTGGTACTCCAAGAGAACTCCATATTTTGTTACCTTCTTTAAACTGTCTTAATATTTTTTCGTCATAGATTAACCATAAGTAACCTCCAATTATTGGTAATGGATTCCAACTTAACTCCGTTGCTAACTTTAATATTCTACGTCTTCCTTCTATTGCAAATTTCGTGTTTTCGGGTGACCAAAAGTGTACTCTAAAGTGTGATGCATTGCGTGTACTGGACCCATATCCCACATACCCTTGTTCAAAAACTATCCCCTTTAAACCTAATTTGGCTAAATGATATGCCGTGGCTAAACCCATAATACCTCCGCCAATAATTATTACATCAGTTTTCACTGTTCAAAACCTCCTATCACCGAAAGAGGAATAGGTGTTGTTGGGGGTCTTAGCTTAAACATTCCTACTTGAATTGGATTTACATTACTTATGGTAGAGATGTACAACGTTGATGCAAGAGAACAGTACTTGCCTTGACATTTTCCAGTTCCTAATCCGCTATATCTCTTAATCTTCTCCATGTCAAACCAACCGAACTTTTTTATTACGTTTTTCACATCATCTGTCGTTATATCTATACAAGGACAAAGGAAACTTCTTTTATGCAACGTATTTTGTAAAACATCTGTATCACTACCGTTTACACTTAAAATTTCATTATGTTCAAAACTTTTTACTAATTCCTCTAATGCAGAGTAGTGTTCAGGTGATAACATGTGTTTACCTTCATCTATAAATGTTTCTAAATATTTTTCGGATACCTTTATTCCGGAAACAAAAGCAGCATTTAAACCTGCGGCTTTACTGAAAGGTATTAATGCTGGTTCATCAATGACCCCTCCTAACTCTCCAGCAATAAAAACATTATGTATTATTGTTTCTCCGCTCCATCCATGAATAGGCACAAAACCTCCTAACTTAATATGAAAACCTAATGGTACTCCCATTTGGCTAGGTAATTCTATTGCTGGGCTGCGCATCGATGCGAGTATTACTGCATCTGCGTCTATATTAAAAGTATCCTTACTATTAGTTATGCGTATACCTGTTACATGCTTGGTTCCGACTGCCTCAAGTACTCTATATCCTTTTATATAACGAACTCCAGAGCTAGTGATTTGTTTTTTATAAAACTCACTTATATTATCAGTGGTGCTTATGAGTGTTGTGTTTAAACCTTGCATAGAAAATTGTAGTGCAATTCTTGCAGCCCAATTGTTTGACCCAATCACACTTATATTCCTTCCTATACTTGTTTTGTAAACGTTGAGAAGCTTCAACGCTGATGAACCTAAAATAATACCTGGTAAGTCATTATTACCAAATATTGTCAATATTTCTCGTGCGCCACTAGCTATTACAATGCTTTTTGATTTAACTAATACTGGTGTTCCACTCGGTTCATCGAATTGAATACCTATCCATGCATCATCTAATATGGCTGTCAACGCTGTTCCTTTAATAATATTAATTTTAGACCTCTCAGCTTCTTGCAATAAATCTTGAATTATTTCAGAGCCTGTCTTGTTAAGTTTTTCAATAATAGCGTGGTCATAACCTAAATGTCCTCCTAGTATGTTATCGCCTTCTAATATTACTACTTTGGCACCAAGAGAACGTGCACTTAAGGCTGCAGACAAACCACCTATACCACTACCGATCACTATTACGTCTGTTTCAATAATAATTGGATTTAGGTTTTTTATATCCTTTATACGTTCAGGCATGCGTGGATTCGGTAAAAAATGTTTCATGAGTTTCCATGTGACGCTCCAACTAACTTTATTTCTAAAGAATCTATTATGTTGAAATCCAACTTTTAAGTATGGTGACATTACTTCCATGAATAATTTTTGAAGTCTTTTCTTTTCAATTTTTATTGATAAGCCGTTTTTTGTTTTCATCAAATAATGATTAACGGGACCATAACCTTCTACATATATTCTTTCAGGGCTCCACCATTCAAAACTGAGAGAGCCTCTAGGTCTATTAAATTTAAAAGAACTTTCATAATAAGTTATACCTGCTTTGTGAAGTGCAACTCCAAGAGGCACGTTTTCCTGAACTTTCATTATTTTATTATTGACCTTAATAGACACATCGCTCATTAAATGCACCAACATTATTAATTGCTAATAAAGATATAAAGATGAATATTTATGTTAACTGAATGTTTCATGATTAATAAGTTTATGTAATCATTAATATCTAAAATTTTTTCTTTTCATAATATGAATAACTTTATTAAACAGATTTCATATGTTATTTCTGATATAACATGGTGATTGTGAGTTTGTCGCTTCCGAAAAGCATAGTGGAAAAAATCGATAAAGCCATCGAAGAAAAAGGGTTTAGAAATAGGTCAGATTTCGTGAGAAAATCAATCGAATATCATCTATCGACAATAGGTTGGGATAAGATTGAATCAGGAACTTATTTAGGGACTGTCCAAGCAACATATAAATGTGATGAGATAGATTACCAGAAACTTGCCATGTTGAAAGTTATGAATAAAAATATAGTACTAGCCGAGCAAGGGTTAGCACTGCAGTCAGGTCTTTGTATTCAGGTCTATACGCTTTATGGGTCTTCTGATGAAATTCGCAAGTTTTTATCGAATCTAAATAGTGTTAAGGGTATCGAACATATAGGCATATCTGTCAGGAAAATATAATCATAACTTATATTAATGTCTTCGGTTCTAAAGAATAAAACTTTTGTTGCAAAAATAAATACACATGGTTTTGGGGTTATTAGTTTCGAGCAATTTCATTATGATCTAGTATTTTTCAATTATTACGGACGTAGCAGTTTTCACTACTCCTGGTATTGATAATATTTGTTCCTTAATGGTTTTTGAAAGTTCTGAAAAATCTTTTGCTTCAATTCTAGCTATTATATCGAATTCTCCAGTAACTGCAAGGACTTCTTTTACATTCGGAAACTTTTTTATATCTACACCAACCTTATCGATCTTATTAGGTTCTACAGTTATAAATACTAAGGCCTCAACCACGGATATTCCCACCACAATAGTTTTAATTTTAGTAAAATTTAAATCTTCCTATTAAGTTATTGTCCTATTTACATTAATTAATGAACAGTTTAAAAATCGAATAAAGTTCATTGGAATTTTTAAGTTGTCACTTTCTCAGATCTAAGAATCTCATTAATGTGTTCTGTTATACTTTCTACGGTTCCAGTAATTTTTGCATTGAGATCGAATGTAAGTGGTGTTATTGCTATATTCTTTTCAACTGTTATCGCATACACATCAGTATCTTTTGGTGGATCTATTGGTTCTCCGTATATCCAATAATATTCTTGCTTTCGTGGGTCTAAACGTTTATCAATGTATTCTGCGAATCTAATTTTTGCCGCCGGTACTACTTTAGCACGCATTTTTGGATGTACTTTGTTTGGAAAGTTTACATTCAAAAGCCAAACTTCTTTTGGTAATCCATGTTCAATGACATATTGAGTAATTTCTTTTGAAACTCTCATTATCATTGCAGATAGTTCTTGATTAGAAATGAGTTCATTTTCATCCAATATTGACGCAGAGAATGCAATCGCTGGTATTCCTAGAATAGCTGCTTGTGCGGCCGCGCCTACTGTTCCGGATGATAAAATAACCTGTATGCTTGTATTATCTCCTATGTTTATTCCTGACACTACAATATCTATTTTGTCCAACGTATGAAATGCTACATGAACCACATCACTTGGGGTACCGTTAATCGCATATAATTCTAGATTATTAACTATCATTCTTTTTGCTCTAAGAGGCTTATGTAATGTTAATCCTAATCCGCTGGCAGATTTTGGAGTTTCTGGTGCCATTATTACAGCGCTGCCTAAATCATGCACTGCATTGTAGAGTAATGCTAATCCTGGACTATATATTCCATCATCATTAGTGACTAGTATGTTCACCATTATTCTTATTACACCTCCTCGAA
This genomic interval from Thermoprotei archaeon contains the following:
- the speD gene encoding adenosylmethionine decarboxylase, whose product is MGQQQEYIREDTVIGKHVYGNLYGCDPKILNDEERLTQIVLNAVKVSNARLWEVKSWKFGGRKGGVSVIALVLESHIAIHTWNEYNYATVDVFTCGSHTDPEKAFDYILSELKPKDYVKHKADRSLER
- a CDS encoding dual specificity protein phosphatase family protein is translated as MLKIFNFLGDIKRLVWGILFRKPTNFSWIINNTLAGSGKPMSRKEIEWLYKQGIRAIITLTEEPLPSRILQNLDLSVDHFPVKNHTAPSPEKLQQIIDRIHHYISQKKPVLVHCAAGQGRTGMILAAYLIKFKNMQPNEAIKLIRKLRRGSIEKIQEKALLNTFRTNYL
- a CDS encoding FAD-binding oxidoreductase, producing MKTDVIIIGGGIMGLATAYHLAKLGLKGIVFEQGYVGYGSSTRNASHFRVHFWSPENTKFAIEGRRRILKLATELSWNPLPIIGGYLWLIYDEKILRQFKEGNKIWSSLGVPGVFMSREQVSEKYEYLNVDKLIAAFYGPQNGKIHHDFVTYGYYEALLKLGFKVFEHKKVSSIVVSSNAVQGVKVDDSFIEADKVVVCAGAWSNEILSTINIKLPLIPERREIGVTEPFKIIIDPLIINTKSGVYVGQSIRGEIMGSIDYPDVKGLTTLSNTLQWMSRYAKTLIEIIPSLKHAKLMRIWSGYYETTPDHSHILGSDPEWPKGLYIGTGFSGHGFMMAPFAGEVLAEYIVNEKIHPLMEPYLPTRFREEKLIKETMIIG
- a CDS encoding FAD-dependent oxidoreductase, which produces MSDVSIKVNNKIMKVQENVPLGVALHKAGITYYESSFKFNRPRGSLSFEWWSPERIYVEGYGPVNHYLMKTKNGLSIKIEKKRLQKLFMEVMSPYLKVGFQHNRFFRNKVSWSVTWKLMKHFLPNPRMPERIKDIKNLNPIIIETDVIVIGSGIGGLSAALSARSLGAKVVILEGDNILGGHLGYDHAIIEKLNKTGSEIIQDLLQEAERSKINIIKGTALTAILDDAWIGIQFDEPSGTPVLVKSKSIVIASGAREILTIFGNNDLPGIILGSSALKLLNVYKTSIGRNISVIGSNNWAARIALQFSMQGLNTTLISTTDNISEFYKKQITSSGVRYIKGYRVLEAVGTKHVTGIRITNSKDTFNIDADAVILASMRSPAIELPSQMGVPLGFHIKLGGFVPIHGWSGETIIHNVFIAGELGGVIDEPALIPFSKAAGLNAAFVSGIKVSEKYLETFIDEGKHMLSPEHYSALEELVKSFEHNEILSVNGSDTDVLQNTLHKRSFLCPCIDITTDDVKNVIKKFGWFDMEKIKRYSGLGTGKCQGKYCSLASTLYISTISNVNPIQVGMFKLRPPTTPIPLSVIGGFEQ
- a CDS encoding ribbon-helix-helix protein, CopG family gives rise to the protein MSLSLPKSIVEKIDKAIEEKGFRNRSDFVRKSIEYHLSTIGWDKIESGTYLGTVQATYKCDEIDYQKLAMLKVMNKNIVLAEQGLALQSGLCIQVYTLYGSSDEIRKFLSNLNSVKGIEHIGISVRKI
- a CDS encoding Lrp/AsnC ligand binding domain-containing protein, translated to MVGISVVEALVFITVEPNKIDKVGVDIKKFPNVKEVLAVTGEFDIIARIEAKDFSELSKTIKEQILSIPGVVKTATSVIIEKY
- the surE gene encoding 5'/3'-nucleotidase SurE, whose translation is MVNILVTNDDGIYSPGLALLYNAVHDLGSAVIMAPETPKSASGLGLTLHKPLRAKRMIVNNLELYAINGTPSDVVHVAFHTLDKIDIVVSGINIGDNTSIQVILSSGTVGAAAQAAILGIPAIAFSASILDENELISNQELSAMIMRVSKEITQYVIEHGLPKEVWLLNVNFPNKVHPKMRAKVVPAAKIRFAEYIDKRLDPRKQEYYWIYGEPIDPPKDTDVYAITVEKNIAITPLTFDLNAKITGTVESITEHINEILRSEKVTT